The Listeria cossartiae subsp. cossartiae genome includes a region encoding these proteins:
- a CDS encoding aminoglycoside phosphotransferase family protein → MDVTQLKMLHNAKVISEIKKGFSVDRKYQVDETYLVRVFSIDLLQERKQEFEIIRELSSQISLVPKAYDFGTIGEEGYMIIDYLRGEDAESGMSHLSNLEQFKAGFSAGELLRKIHQLPLDIPVMNWFDFQAAKFNRKAQELKTLGVTAPFLTETEKFVHEHLTRLKNRPICLQHGDFHPANIILDNKKFVGLIDFNRLEFGDPLFDLAKIGFFTTEVSIPFARGNILGYIDKEAVTDFWNLYALYTAMHITSSVNWAAKNKSRNFKKLMNYAAKTAASHDNFQRLMPNWMNEEEFK, encoded by the coding sequence ATGGATGTGACTCAACTAAAAATGTTGCATAATGCGAAAGTGATTTCGGAAATAAAAAAAGGTTTTTCTGTTGATAGGAAATATCAAGTGGATGAAACTTACCTTGTTCGTGTTTTTTCCATAGATTTGCTTCAAGAACGGAAGCAAGAATTTGAAATAATCCGCGAATTAAGTTCTCAAATTTCACTTGTCCCAAAGGCGTATGATTTCGGCACTATCGGTGAAGAGGGCTACATGATTATTGATTATTTGCGCGGAGAAGATGCGGAAAGTGGCATGAGTCATTTGTCGAATTTGGAACAGTTTAAAGCTGGTTTTTCGGCAGGGGAACTTTTACGGAAAATCCATCAACTACCTTTAGATATACCAGTAATGAATTGGTTTGATTTTCAAGCAGCCAAATTTAATCGAAAAGCACAGGAACTAAAAACATTAGGAGTCACAGCTCCTTTTTTAACGGAAACGGAAAAATTTGTTCATGAGCATCTAACTAGGTTGAAAAATAGACCGATTTGTTTACAACATGGCGATTTTCATCCGGCAAATATTATTTTGGATAATAAAAAATTTGTTGGGCTTATTGATTTTAATCGGCTAGAGTTCGGAGATCCTTTATTTGATTTAGCAAAAATTGGCTTTTTTACAACAGAGGTCAGTATTCCTTTTGCACGAGGAAATATTTTAGGCTATATTGATAAAGAAGCAGTTACGGATTTTTGGAATCTTTATGCGCTTTACACGGCGATGCATATTACTTCGTCCGTTAATTGGGCGGCAAAAAATAAATCTCGTAATTTTAAAAAGTTAATGAATTATGCAGCGAAGACGGCAGCGAGTCATGATAATTTTCAGAGGCTGATGCCAAACTGGATGAACGAGGAGGAATTCAAATGA
- the crcB gene encoding fluoride efflux transporter CrcB, which translates to MYFLYVGIFGALGGMCRYAMNLWLSGGGFPYATLVVNLIGCFLLAFLMPFLAEKSRISLVLLNGIGTGFIGAFTTFSAFSVDTIQLLQNGEVILAVSYVFASLLGGLVMVKLGRMLSDTLLKRGARHVH; encoded by the coding sequence ATGTATTTTTTATATGTGGGGATTTTTGGTGCGTTAGGTGGAATGTGCCGTTATGCGATGAATTTATGGCTTAGTGGCGGAGGTTTTCCTTATGCGACTTTGGTTGTTAATTTGATTGGTTGTTTTTTGTTGGCTTTTCTCATGCCATTTTTGGCTGAGAAATCACGCATTTCTTTAGTGCTTTTAAATGGGATTGGGACTGGTTTTATTGGTGCTTTTACGACATTTTCCGCTTTTAGTGTCGATACGATTCAACTGTTGCAAAATGGTGAGGTGATTTTGGCGGTTAGTTATGTTTTTGCTAGTTTACTTGGTGGTCTTGTGATGGTGAAGCTTGGCAGAATGCTTAGTGATACGCTGCTGAAACGAGGTGCGCGCCATGTTCATTAA
- a CDS encoding ABC-F family ATP-binding cassette domain-containing protein has protein sequence MILLQVQQISKFFGAEVILDNIKLEVKTGDRIALVGRNGAGKSTLLKIIAGKMSYDGGTISKPKSVEIGYLAQNTGLESSKTIWDEMLSVFDSLRKMEADLRKMELRLGEPELYNDPEKYQALMTDYDTLQHTFKEIGGYTYEAEIRSVLNGLRFYPADYEVEIASLSGGQKTRLALAKLLLAKQDILVLDEPTNHLDIETLAWLETYLQNYHGSLLIVSHDRYFLDKVVNQVYEISRTKIDHYKGNYSSFVSQKQAKLEQMWKEFDKQQKQIAKLEDFVARNIVRASTTKRAQSRRKQLEKMDVLGRPQGDEKAAHFGFQFEKQTGKDVLMVDQLSIGYAKDKRIASNLTFEMKRQDSLALVGPNGIGKSTLLKTLIRDIPALSGEFHFGAGVKIGYYDQEQAKLTSNKTVLMELWDDYPELNEVNVRTTLGNFLFSDDDVLKNVQSLSGGEKARLALAKLTLLEANVLILDEPTNHLDIESKEVLEAALIDFEGTILFVSHDRYFINRIASKIVELAPEKATVYLGDYDYYQEKLAEVKELARLDAEDRRKKGEQVEATASVRKLNYQEEKEQQKLLRQRKRKLEEVEQSMEETDEKIAELELQLTKPEVFQDHEKALEITQELDAVKADGEKLMEEWETISEELESM, from the coding sequence ATGATATTATTACAAGTTCAGCAAATTTCTAAATTCTTCGGTGCAGAAGTAATTTTAGATAATATTAAATTAGAAGTAAAAACTGGTGACCGAATCGCACTTGTCGGCAGAAATGGCGCAGGAAAATCTACTTTACTTAAAATCATCGCTGGCAAAATGAGCTATGACGGCGGAACCATTTCTAAACCTAAAAGTGTCGAGATTGGCTATTTGGCGCAAAATACCGGGCTAGAATCTTCCAAAACCATTTGGGATGAAATGCTTAGCGTATTTGATTCACTGCGAAAAATGGAAGCAGATTTGCGCAAAATGGAGCTTCGTCTCGGCGAACCAGAATTATATAATGACCCGGAAAAATATCAAGCATTGATGACGGATTACGATACATTGCAACACACTTTTAAAGAAATTGGTGGTTATACGTATGAAGCAGAAATTCGCTCGGTTTTAAATGGGTTGCGTTTTTATCCAGCAGACTATGAAGTGGAGATTGCTTCTTTAAGTGGCGGGCAAAAAACACGGCTCGCACTAGCCAAATTGTTGCTAGCAAAACAAGATATTCTCGTTCTTGATGAACCGACCAACCATTTAGACATCGAAACATTAGCGTGGCTAGAAACGTATTTACAAAACTACCACGGCTCGCTACTTATCGTATCCCATGACCGCTACTTCCTTGATAAAGTTGTCAATCAAGTATACGAAATCAGCCGCACAAAAATCGACCACTACAAAGGAAATTACAGTTCGTTTGTCAGTCAAAAGCAGGCAAAACTAGAACAAATGTGGAAAGAATTCGATAAACAGCAAAAACAAATTGCGAAACTGGAAGATTTTGTTGCGAGAAATATCGTGCGCGCATCCACAACGAAACGCGCGCAAAGTAGAAGAAAACAACTAGAAAAAATGGATGTGCTCGGTCGACCTCAAGGGGATGAGAAAGCGGCCCATTTTGGTTTCCAATTTGAAAAGCAAACGGGTAAAGATGTTTTAATGGTAGATCAGCTAAGTATTGGTTATGCAAAAGACAAGCGTATTGCTTCCAACCTAACTTTCGAAATGAAACGCCAAGATAGCCTCGCGCTCGTTGGTCCAAACGGAATCGGCAAGTCTACCCTACTTAAAACACTTATTCGCGACATTCCGGCCCTAAGTGGCGAATTTCACTTTGGTGCTGGCGTAAAAATTGGCTACTACGACCAAGAACAAGCCAAACTAACTTCCAACAAAACTGTTTTAATGGAACTATGGGATGATTATCCTGAACTAAATGAAGTCAACGTCCGAACAACGCTAGGCAATTTCCTTTTTTCAGATGATGATGTCCTTAAAAATGTCCAATCTCTGAGTGGTGGCGAAAAAGCGCGACTTGCCCTTGCTAAGCTCACTTTACTCGAAGCCAATGTCCTTATTCTCGATGAACCGACCAACCATTTAGACATTGAAAGTAAAGAAGTTTTAGAAGCCGCTTTGATCGATTTTGAAGGGACGATTTTGTTCGTTTCGCATGACCGGTACTTTATTAACCGAATTGCTTCGAAAATCGTCGAACTCGCTCCAGAAAAAGCGACCGTTTACCTAGGCGATTACGATTATTATCAAGAAAAACTAGCGGAAGTAAAAGAACTTGCGCGACTTGATGCCGAGGACCGCCGCAAAAAAGGCGAACAAGTTGAAGCCACCGCCTCCGTTCGAAAATTAAATTATCAAGAAGAAAAAGAGCAACAAAAACTACTTCGCCAACGAAAAAGAAAACTGGAAGAAGTAGAGCAATCCATGGAAGAAACCGATGAAAAAATCGCCGAACTCGAGCTACAATTAACCAAACCAGAAGTTTTTCAAGACCACGAAAAAGCCCTTGAAATCACACAAGAGCTAGACGCAGTGAAAGCGGACGGCGAAAAACTCATGGAAGAATGGGAAACGATAAGCGAAGAACTGGAATCCATGTAA
- a CDS encoding Lmo2079 family surface lipoprotein yields the protein MKKGILLSILLVLALVISACGESAEEKAAKTPQGKFIQTLKNGKNTPDKSTYTTTMGVTDIQIPSDDSSSQMIGILKDIKLSVTTSTDKKANKTETKANIKSTNNMLPFSMDLDVLSDLETGNSYIPLKTIVKPDASLLSFLDQATGGMWSKIDTEMPGLKDKYISTAEVASLAENGTETKANVDEKAIESATKDLNEKITKLTEDYFKGLEKDRFKEAEDGTITVSLKKEDVVNLATEVNKLMDEEKVKADFKVILENQGSGPIVDFDSQYSELKTSFATAIEQVKESKNLAINFDISVKPGKDKTLEALTMNATVKDEKALQSVGFKLETKAEKFVPISDFPTKEQILSKEELTLIISDFARQIYINSGAY from the coding sequence ATGAAAAAAGGGATTTTACTTTCAATTCTGTTAGTTTTAGCATTAGTAATTAGTGCATGTGGGGAAAGCGCAGAAGAAAAAGCAGCAAAAACACCACAAGGGAAATTTATTCAAACATTAAAAAATGGGAAGAATACTCCGGATAAGTCTACATATACTACTACGATGGGTGTAACAGATATCCAAATACCAAGCGATGACTCTAGCTCGCAAATGATTGGTATTCTAAAAGATATTAAACTATCTGTAACGACTTCAACGGATAAAAAAGCCAACAAGACAGAAACAAAAGCCAATATTAAATCTACGAATAATATGTTACCATTTTCCATGGATTTAGATGTTTTATCAGATTTGGAAACAGGAAATTCATATATTCCACTTAAAACTATCGTTAAACCAGACGCGTCATTACTTAGCTTTTTAGACCAAGCAACAGGTGGCATGTGGTCTAAAATTGACACAGAAATGCCTGGTTTAAAAGATAAATATATTAGTACAGCGGAAGTAGCGAGTTTAGCAGAAAATGGAACAGAAACAAAAGCAAATGTCGATGAGAAAGCGATAGAAAGCGCTACTAAAGACTTAAATGAAAAAATAACAAAATTAACAGAAGACTATTTCAAAGGTTTGGAAAAAGATCGTTTTAAAGAAGCAGAAGATGGTACAATCACTGTTTCACTTAAAAAAGAGGACGTTGTAAACCTAGCAACAGAAGTTAATAAATTAATGGATGAAGAAAAAGTAAAAGCAGATTTCAAAGTAATACTAGAAAATCAAGGTTCAGGTCCAATTGTAGACTTTGATTCACAGTATAGTGAATTAAAAACAAGCTTTGCAACTGCTATTGAACAGGTAAAAGAAAGTAAAAACTTAGCAATTAATTTCGATATTTCTGTTAAGCCAGGAAAAGATAAGACGTTAGAGGCTTTAACAATGAATGCAACAGTAAAAGATGAGAAGGCTTTGCAGTCCGTCGGTTTTAAACTAGAAACAAAAGCAGAAAAATTTGTTCCAATTTCTGATTTCCCAACAAAAGAACAAATTCTTTCTAAAGAAGAGTTAACTTTAATCATAAGCGATTTTGCAAGACAAATATATATAAACAGTGGAGCTTATTAA
- the tsaE gene encoding tRNA (adenosine(37)-N6)-threonylcarbamoyltransferase complex ATPase subunit type 1 TsaE: MEFELIMTSQAETRLRAKQLGEQLAAGDVILLEGDLGAGKTTFTKGLGEGLLIPQMIKSPTFTIIREYKKGRLPLYHMDVYRLEDTSADELGLEEYFYGAGVSVVEWAQFVREDLPEEYLEIKLFHIDENTRKMVVKPVGERYERLAMEVFGK, translated from the coding sequence ATGGAATTCGAATTAATAATGACAAGTCAAGCGGAGACAAGACTTCGCGCAAAACAACTTGGTGAACAACTGGCAGCTGGAGATGTGATTTTGCTTGAAGGTGATCTCGGCGCTGGAAAAACTACTTTTACAAAAGGGCTTGGTGAAGGTCTTTTGATTCCGCAAATGATTAAAAGTCCGACATTCACTATTATTCGCGAATATAAGAAAGGGCGCTTGCCACTTTATCATATGGATGTGTACCGCTTGGAAGATACTTCGGCTGATGAACTTGGCTTGGAGGAGTATTTTTACGGAGCGGGAGTTAGTGTGGTTGAATGGGCGCAGTTTGTTCGCGAAGATTTGCCAGAAGAATACTTGGAAATTAAGCTTTTTCATATAGATGAGAATACGCGCAAAATGGTTGTGAAGCCAGTTGGGGAAAGGTACGAGCGACTTGCGATGGAGGTTTTTGGGAAATGA
- the crcB gene encoding fluoride efflux transporter CrcB: MFINFLLVGFGAGLGAMLRYGISVFIKSKWKTNFPFATFFINVTGSFLLGFLVSSALGPDWQLFLGTGFMGGYTTFSTFKVESMELKWKTNYRVLFSYLGCTYVFGLAAAFIGILLGV; the protein is encoded by the coding sequence ATGTTCATTAATTTTTTACTGGTTGGTTTTGGCGCGGGGCTTGGCGCAATGCTACGATACGGGATTTCGGTATTTATTAAAAGTAAATGGAAGACAAACTTTCCTTTCGCGACTTTTTTCATTAATGTAACTGGTTCATTTTTATTAGGTTTTCTAGTATCTTCTGCGCTTGGGCCTGATTGGCAGCTATTTCTTGGCACAGGCTTTATGGGAGGATATACAACATTTTCGACTTTTAAAGTGGAGAGTATGGAATTAAAATGGAAGACGAATTATCGCGTATTATTTTCGTATTTAGGCTGTACGTATGTGTTTGGCTTAGCGGCAGCTTTTATCGGTATTTTGCTAGGTGTATAA
- the rimI gene encoding ribosomal protein S18-alanine N-acetyltransferase, producing the protein MSLEEALIFREATVADLKSIMNVENAAFTVPWTEAAFRNEFIINQYAYYLLAIHEEQVVGYAGVWLVLDEGHITNIAIHPDYQGNHYGEALLREMIRVAKERGVVRMTLEVRVSNDVAQGLYKKLGFQDGAIRKNYYPDTKEDALVMWVDL; encoded by the coding sequence GTGAGTTTGGAAGAAGCCTTAATATTTCGAGAAGCAACGGTTGCTGACTTAAAAAGTATTATGAACGTCGAAAATGCGGCATTCACGGTACCTTGGACGGAAGCGGCTTTTCGGAATGAATTTATTATTAATCAATACGCGTATTATTTGCTTGCGATTCATGAGGAGCAGGTAGTGGGCTATGCGGGTGTTTGGCTCGTTTTAGATGAAGGGCACATTACGAATATCGCGATTCATCCAGATTATCAAGGCAATCATTACGGCGAGGCACTTTTGCGGGAAATGATTCGGGTTGCGAAAGAGCGAGGTGTTGTTCGGATGACGCTCGAAGTTCGCGTTTCCAATGATGTAGCACAAGGACTTTACAAAAAATTAGGATTTCAAGACGGCGCCATTCGGAAAAACTATTATCCGGATACGAAAGAAGATGCGCTAGTGATGTGGGTGGACTTATGA
- the tsaD gene encoding tRNA (adenosine(37)-N6)-threonylcarbamoyltransferase complex transferase subunit TsaD, protein MKKNTLILGIESSCDETAASIVKNGNEIISSVVASQIESHKRFGGVVPEIASRHHVEQITLVIEEALKQANVTMDDLDGVAVTEGPGLVGALLIGVNAAKTLAFMHNLPLVGVHHIAGHIYANRFETEFKFPLLSLVVSGGHTELVLMKADNEFEIIGETRDDAAGEAYDKVARTLGLAYPGGVQIDKLAKDGEDTFHFPRAMMDDGSFDFSFSGLKSSFINTLHNLRQRGEEPNPNDMAASFQASVVDVLVSKTIRAAKEYDVKQLLLAGGVAANQGLRERLIQEVKLELPDTELIIPPLSLCGDNAAMIAAAGTVSFLQGKRSNFDMNANPGLLLEDI, encoded by the coding sequence ATGAAAAAAAATACATTAATTCTTGGGATAGAATCTAGCTGCGACGAAACAGCCGCTTCTATTGTGAAAAATGGTAATGAAATTATATCAAGTGTGGTAGCTTCGCAAATTGAAAGCCATAAACGATTTGGCGGAGTTGTTCCCGAAATTGCATCGAGACACCACGTGGAGCAAATTACGCTTGTGATTGAAGAAGCTTTAAAACAAGCCAATGTGACGATGGATGATTTGGACGGGGTCGCTGTGACGGAAGGGCCAGGCCTAGTTGGTGCACTGCTTATCGGCGTAAATGCGGCCAAAACGCTTGCTTTTATGCATAATTTACCTTTAGTTGGCGTGCATCATATTGCTGGTCATATTTACGCAAATCGCTTTGAAACAGAATTTAAATTTCCGCTATTGTCGTTAGTTGTCAGTGGTGGTCACACCGAGCTTGTTTTAATGAAAGCAGATAATGAGTTTGAAATTATCGGTGAAACGAGGGATGATGCGGCTGGTGAAGCATATGATAAAGTAGCGCGCACACTTGGTCTCGCTTATCCGGGCGGTGTGCAAATTGATAAACTTGCCAAAGACGGCGAAGACACTTTTCATTTTCCACGTGCGATGATGGATGATGGCTCATTTGATTTTAGTTTTAGCGGCTTGAAGTCTTCCTTTATCAATACGCTCCACAATTTAAGACAACGCGGCGAGGAGCCGAATCCAAATGATATGGCGGCGAGTTTCCAAGCAAGTGTCGTGGATGTTTTAGTAAGTAAAACGATCCGCGCAGCTAAAGAGTACGATGTCAAACAACTGCTTCTTGCGGGAGGCGTTGCAGCGAATCAAGGTTTAAGAGAACGACTTATTCAAGAAGTAAAACTAGAACTTCCTGATACAGAACTGATTATTCCTCCGTTATCATTATGTGGCGATAATGCGGCGATGATTGCGGCAGCTGGGACAGTGAGTTTCTTGCAAGGTAAACGTAGTAATTTTGATATGAATGCTAATCCGGGATTATTGCTGGAAGATATATGA
- a CDS encoding GyrI-like domain-containing protein encodes MTEKKMDFKKEEKKFYAPKRKPERIFVPEMNFLMVDGKGDPDGEEYKKAVQSLYAIAYTIKMSKMGETRLAGYTDFVVPPLEGFWWSEGMFDLQDRDAWLWTSLLRQPDFVTEEVLEWAKEVAKKKKPDVDTSRVRLVRFEEGECVQMMHIGPFSEEVKTVAEMHQFMETEGLHNDTGAVRKHHEIYLSDPRKADPEKMKTILRLPVS; translated from the coding sequence ATGACTGAGAAGAAAATGGATTTTAAAAAAGAGGAAAAGAAATTTTATGCACCAAAGCGGAAACCTGAGCGTATTTTTGTGCCAGAAATGAATTTTTTGATGGTGGATGGGAAAGGTGATCCAGACGGCGAGGAATATAAAAAAGCGGTGCAGTCTCTTTATGCGATTGCTTATACGATTAAAATGAGTAAAATGGGGGAAACGCGCCTAGCTGGTTATACGGATTTTGTGGTGCCGCCGCTGGAAGGTTTTTGGTGGTCAGAGGGAATGTTTGATTTGCAGGACCGGGATGCGTGGCTTTGGACATCGCTACTTAGACAACCAGATTTTGTTACCGAAGAAGTTTTGGAGTGGGCGAAAGAGGTTGCTAAGAAGAAAAAGCCCGATGTCGATACGAGCCGTGTGAGATTGGTTCGTTTTGAAGAAGGAGAATGTGTGCAAATGATGCATATTGGTCCTTTTAGTGAAGAAGTGAAAACGGTCGCCGAAATGCACCAATTCATGGAAACAGAGGGGCTTCATAATGATACGGGAGCTGTTCGAAAACATCACGAAATTTATTTGAGTGATCCACGTAAAGCGGACCCAGAAAAAATGAAGACCATCCTGCGACTTCCAGTGAGTTGA
- a CDS encoding alpha/beta hydrolase has protein sequence MKKILIISSSIIVSLLVIITICASFYLYSYALARDNSSMDDTATTDETTETAKLAKKNREANVAWMEKQNLTQWIETSADDLKLVANYLAADKQSNTTIILAHGYRGKSGKIEMAGLARMYHEKFGYNVLMPDARAHGESEGENIGFGWPERKDYVQWIDQVIDKNGTDTQIALHGVSMGSSTVLMTSGEKLPKQVKSVIADCGYTSMDAELSYQLKAMFHLPNFPIIPTASLINKAKEGFFFSEASAVDAVAKTDLPIFYIHGDSDAFVPTYMVDELYDATNSYKEKWIVKGAEHGQAFTVDPKTYEEKVRQFLNKTM, from the coding sequence ATGAAAAAGATTTTAATTATTTCTAGTTCAATTATCGTTAGTTTACTTGTTATTATTACTATTTGCGCGAGTTTTTACTTATATAGTTATGCTTTAGCGCGTGACAATTCCAGCATGGATGACACAGCGACAACAGATGAGACAACCGAAACGGCCAAACTAGCAAAGAAAAATCGCGAGGCAAATGTCGCTTGGATGGAAAAGCAAAACCTCACGCAATGGATCGAAACCTCAGCAGACGATTTGAAACTTGTTGCTAATTATTTAGCAGCCGATAAACAATCGAACACGACAATTATTTTAGCCCACGGTTATCGCGGCAAAAGTGGCAAAATCGAAATGGCCGGCCTAGCGCGGATGTATCATGAAAAATTTGGATACAATGTGTTAATGCCTGATGCCAGAGCACACGGCGAAAGTGAAGGCGAAAATATCGGCTTTGGTTGGCCCGAGCGCAAAGATTATGTGCAGTGGATCGACCAAGTAATCGACAAAAACGGTACGGACACTCAAATCGCACTACACGGCGTTTCCATGGGTAGCTCTACCGTCCTTATGACAAGCGGCGAAAAACTACCAAAACAAGTAAAAAGTGTTATCGCAGATTGCGGCTACACTTCGATGGATGCCGAACTTTCCTATCAATTAAAAGCCATGTTCCATTTACCGAATTTCCCGATTATCCCAACAGCTAGTCTGATAAACAAAGCGAAAGAAGGCTTCTTTTTCAGCGAAGCAAGTGCTGTTGACGCGGTCGCTAAAACAGACTTACCGATTTTCTACATTCACGGTGATTCGGATGCATTCGTCCCTACTTATATGGTTGACGAACTTTATGACGCTACGAATAGCTATAAAGAAAAATGGATTGTCAAAGGCGCAGAACACGGCCAAGCATTTACGGTAGATCCAAAAACATACGAAGAAAAAGTACGCCAATTTTTAAATAAAACGATGTAA
- the tsaB gene encoding tRNA (adenosine(37)-N6)-threonylcarbamoyltransferase complex dimerization subunit type 1 TsaB, which produces MILGMDTSSDTMTIALFNEGVVLGEYTTNLKKNHSVRLLPAIAALMEECGVKPTALEKIAVAKGPGSYTGLRIGVTVAKTMAWDAGIPIVGISSLALLAENGLYFPGKVVALMDARRGNVYAGVYQASHGEMKNVIADGHIALTELVEQLAQGEDAILFVGTLTEQIQLAVTEILGERAIFAQADYTYSRASSLVKLAADLDGEPADHFVPDYLKLAEAESKWLESRGSE; this is translated from the coding sequence ATGATACTTGGGATGGATACGTCTTCAGATACGATGACGATAGCACTTTTTAATGAAGGTGTCGTTCTCGGTGAATATACAACGAATTTGAAAAAAAATCATAGCGTGCGCTTACTTCCGGCGATTGCTGCTTTAATGGAAGAATGTGGCGTAAAACCTACTGCTTTGGAAAAAATTGCTGTGGCAAAAGGTCCGGGTTCTTATACTGGGCTGCGCATTGGCGTAACTGTCGCGAAAACAATGGCCTGGGATGCGGGAATTCCGATTGTTGGGATTTCTTCTTTGGCACTTTTAGCGGAGAATGGCTTGTACTTTCCTGGAAAAGTCGTTGCTTTAATGGATGCGCGCCGTGGCAATGTGTACGCGGGTGTTTATCAAGCGAGCCATGGCGAAATGAAGAACGTTATAGCGGACGGTCATATTGCGCTTACTGAATTAGTAGAGCAATTGGCTCAAGGTGAGGATGCGATTTTATTCGTGGGAACGTTGACGGAGCAAATTCAGCTAGCAGTGACAGAGATTCTTGGTGAACGAGCGATTTTTGCGCAGGCGGATTATACGTATTCGCGGGCTAGCTCACTTGTAAAATTAGCGGCAGACTTGGACGGCGAACCAGCGGACCATTTTGTCCCTGATTATTTGAAATTGGCAGAAGCGGAAAGCAAATGGTTGGAATCGAGGGGTTCCGAGTGA
- a CDS encoding redox-sensing transcriptional repressor Rex gives MMEETTKIPQATAKRLPLYHRYLKYLDESGKERVSSAELSEAVKVDSATIRRDFSYFGALGKKGYGYNVSYILDFFSKTLSQDKQTNVALIGVGNLGTALLHYNFMKNNNIKIVAAFDVDPAKVGSVQQDIPIYHLNDMEEIVRENGVEVVILTVPADEAQVTVDRLIEADVKGILNFTPARISVPKQVRVHHIDLTTELQTLIYFLENYPAKTE, from the coding sequence ATGATGGAGGAAACAACTAAAATTCCACAAGCGACAGCAAAACGCTTACCATTATATCATCGTTACTTGAAATACCTAGATGAGTCAGGTAAGGAACGAGTATCATCAGCGGAATTAAGTGAAGCGGTGAAAGTTGATTCAGCGACTATTCGACGTGATTTTTCGTACTTTGGCGCATTAGGTAAGAAAGGATACGGGTATAACGTTTCTTACATACTCGACTTTTTCAGCAAAACACTCAGTCAGGACAAACAGACAAATGTTGCACTTATCGGTGTTGGTAACCTAGGGACAGCATTATTACATTATAATTTCATGAAAAATAATAATATCAAAATCGTTGCTGCATTTGATGTAGATCCAGCGAAAGTAGGTAGTGTTCAACAAGATATTCCAATTTATCATTTAAATGATATGGAAGAAATTGTTCGTGAAAACGGTGTGGAAGTAGTTATTCTGACAGTTCCAGCTGACGAAGCACAAGTAACGGTAGATCGTTTAATCGAAGCAGATGTAAAAGGTATTCTAAACTTTACACCAGCTCGTATCAGTGTTCCAAAACAAGTTCGTGTGCACCATATCGATCTTACTACGGAATTACAAACGTTAATCTATTTCTTGGAAAACTATCCAGCGAAAACAGAATAA